In one window of Rhizobium oryzihabitans DNA:
- a CDS encoding glyoxalase superfamily protein, whose product MNTIADHGIRFGRIAAMLPVKNIEKARDFYVGVLGFEKTFENGNPVGFMILKQGNAELHLTLQPSHKAAPFNVAHMMVSDVDALHTLCKSQGLRIIKGLQDKDYGLRAFVFEDLDGNRIDVGQAI is encoded by the coding sequence ATGAATACCATCGCCGATCACGGCATCCGGTTCGGCCGGATCGCCGCAATGCTTCCTGTCAAGAACATCGAAAAAGCCCGTGATTTTTATGTCGGCGTGCTGGGTTTCGAAAAGACCTTCGAAAACGGCAATCCCGTCGGCTTCATGATCCTGAAACAGGGCAATGCCGAGCTGCACCTGACATTGCAGCCCAGCCACAAGGCTGCGCCCTTCAACGTGGCGCATATGATGGTGAGCGATGTCGATGCGCTGCATACGCTCTGCAAGAGCCAGGGCTTGCGCATCATCAAGGGCCTGCAGGACAAGGATTACGGCCTGCGCGCCTTTGTGTTTGAAGACCTGGATGGCAACCGCATCGATGTGGGGCAGGCTATTTGA
- a CDS encoding DUF2865 domain-containing protein has product MTRRQSRIIGLLLPLVFITPAAAFADQVCDTLYAQLREPPRVIGNTAEVRRYANALTRQNIEIRRIKNDLRRYGCSSGSVIIYGSPNAGLCAEIGDALVDAQSERAAIIRDRDDAMAAQRSDDGDIRRQRILAALDANGCSPLPETEAQLPPAPDVTRYPDAFRQQENQPGQAGLSPYPGSAGEGGLRTLCVRTCDGSFFPIAANASPLDFRAQAEQCQKMCPGTETELYFHSMTDQETADMVSAETGKPYKDLPTAFAYKNASAKAPGCACNMAAYHDEMQKQEEAARPEAEKPYSGITTIPSPQGDKAQKPAEQQQAAKPPEQPVPERDYDPNNSKVRVIGPKFLPDQTGRIDLKNPALKGIQPQQ; this is encoded by the coding sequence TTGACCCGGCGCCAAAGCCGCATCATCGGCCTCCTGCTTCCCCTCGTCTTCATCACTCCGGCCGCCGCTTTTGCGGATCAGGTCTGTGACACTCTCTACGCGCAATTGCGCGAGCCGCCGCGCGTCATCGGCAACACGGCCGAGGTGCGGCGTTATGCCAATGCGCTCACCCGCCAGAACATAGAAATCCGCAGGATCAAGAACGATCTGCGCCGTTACGGCTGCTCGTCAGGCAGCGTCATCATTTATGGCAGCCCCAATGCCGGGCTCTGCGCCGAGATCGGCGATGCGCTGGTCGATGCGCAGAGCGAACGCGCCGCCATCATCCGCGACCGTGACGATGCGATGGCAGCGCAGCGCAGCGACGACGGCGACATCAGACGCCAGCGCATTCTCGCCGCGCTCGACGCCAATGGCTGCAGCCCCCTTCCGGAAACGGAAGCACAGCTGCCGCCGGCTCCCGATGTCACGCGTTACCCCGATGCCTTCCGCCAGCAGGAAAATCAGCCGGGACAGGCCGGGCTTTCGCCCTATCCCGGCTCCGCCGGGGAAGGTGGGCTTAGAACCCTCTGCGTGCGCACCTGCGACGGCTCGTTTTTCCCCATTGCCGCCAATGCCTCGCCGCTTGATTTTCGCGCCCAGGCGGAGCAATGCCAGAAAATGTGTCCGGGAACAGAGACGGAGCTTTATTTCCACTCCATGACAGATCAGGAAACCGCCGACATGGTGTCTGCCGAAACCGGAAAACCCTACAAGGACCTGCCAACCGCCTTTGCCTATAAAAATGCCTCGGCAAAGGCACCGGGCTGCGCCTGCAACATGGCCGCCTATCACGACGAGATGCAGAAGCAGGAAGAGGCAGCCCGGCCGGAAGCCGAAAAACCCTATTCCGGCATCACCACCATCCCATCACCGCAAGGCGACAAGGCTCAGAAACCCGCAGAGCAGCAGCAGGCCGCAAAGCCGCCGGAACAACCGGTACCGGAACGGGACTACGATCCGAACAACAGCAAGGTCCGTGTCATCGGCCCGAAATTCCTGCCCGATCAGACTGGTCGGATCGACCTGAAGAACCCCGCGCTGAAGGGTATACAGCCGCAGCAATAG
- the sthA gene encoding Si-specific NAD(P)(+) transhydrogenase: MHQFDLIVVGSGPAGRRAAIQAAKLEKKVLVIEKGSRVGGVSVHTGTIPSKTLRETALNLTGWRERGFYGRSYRVKQEIDADDLRRRLLITLDHEVEVLEHQFARNRVQHIRGTASFVDANTMKVVKSDGEIMTVTGTSILLTIGTRPYRPPHIPFDGEAVLDSDEILEIKELPRSMVVVGAGVIGIEYATIFSALDTQVTVVEPRETMLEFIDKEIVEDFTYQLRDRNMKLIFGQKAEKVERDETGKCLVTLGNGRVLKAETVLFAAGRVGATDTLNLSACGLEADSRGRLKVDPETFQTSVPNIYAAGDIIGFPSLASTSMEQGRIAARHAVGAPAGEPPQFFPYGIYAVPEISTCGLTEEEVIERGIPYECGIAHFRETSRGHIMGLDSGLLKMIFSLKTRRLLGVHIVGEGATELVHIGQAVLNLKGTVEYFVENTFNYPTLAEAYKIAGLDAWNRMGELKKD; the protein is encoded by the coding sequence ATGCACCAGTTCGATCTGATAGTTGTCGGCAGCGGTCCGGCCGGAAGACGGGCCGCCATTCAGGCCGCCAAGCTCGAAAAGAAGGTTCTGGTCATCGAGAAGGGCAGCCGCGTCGGCGGCGTTTCCGTGCACACCGGCACCATCCCTTCGAAGACCCTGCGCGAGACCGCGCTCAACCTCACCGGCTGGCGCGAGCGCGGCTTTTACGGCCGCTCCTACCGAGTCAAGCAGGAGATCGACGCGGACGATCTGCGCCGCCGCCTGCTCATCACGCTCGATCACGAAGTCGAGGTGCTGGAACACCAGTTCGCCCGCAACCGCGTTCAGCACATTCGCGGCACGGCCAGCTTCGTTGACGCCAACACCATGAAGGTGGTGAAGAGCGACGGTGAAATCATGACCGTCACCGGCACCTCCATCCTGCTGACCATCGGCACCCGCCCCTACCGGCCGCCGCATATTCCCTTCGATGGCGAGGCGGTGCTCGATTCGGATGAAATTCTCGAGATCAAGGAATTGCCGCGCTCCATGGTCGTCGTTGGCGCCGGCGTCATCGGCATCGAATATGCCACCATCTTCAGCGCGCTCGACACGCAGGTGACGGTGGTGGAGCCGCGCGAAACCATGCTGGAATTCATCGACAAGGAAATCGTCGAGGACTTCACCTATCAGCTGCGCGACCGCAACATGAAGCTGATCTTCGGCCAGAAGGCGGAAAAGGTGGAGCGCGACGAGACAGGCAAGTGCCTGGTCACGCTCGGCAATGGCCGTGTCCTGAAAGCCGAGACGGTGCTGTTTGCCGCCGGCCGCGTCGGCGCGACCGATACGCTCAATCTTTCGGCCTGCGGCCTTGAGGCCGACAGCCGTGGCCGCCTGAAGGTCGATCCCGAGACCTTCCAGACCTCGGTGCCGAACATCTATGCCGCCGGCGACATCATCGGTTTCCCGAGCCTTGCCTCCACGTCAATGGAACAGGGCCGCATCGCCGCCCGCCACGCGGTGGGTGCGCCAGCCGGCGAGCCGCCGCAGTTCTTCCCCTACGGCATCTATGCCGTTCCGGAAATCTCCACCTGCGGCCTGACGGAAGAAGAAGTCATCGAACGCGGCATTCCCTATGAATGCGGTATCGCCCATTTCCGCGAAACCTCGCGCGGCCACATCATGGGTCTCGACAGCGGCCTCTTGAAGATGATCTTCTCGCTCAAAACCCGCCGCCTGCTGGGCGTCCACATCGTCGGCGAAGGCGCAACGGAACTGGTGCATATCGGCCAGGCGGTGCTGAACCTGAAGGGCACTGTGGAATATTTCGTCGAGAATACGTTCAACTATCCGACGCTTGCCGAAGCCTACAAGATTGCCGGACTGGATGCGTGGAACCGTATGGGTGAGCTGAAGAAGGATTGA
- a CDS encoding NAD+ synthase — MSDRHDIKNHLRIAVGQFNPTVGDVAGNLAKAREARADAATQGADLLLLTELFISGYPPEDLVLKPAFLKACLKAVEELAAETADGGPGIVIGFPRQGEAGRHNSVALLDGGKIISLRDKIDLPNYGEFDEKRVFAEGSISGPYNFRGVRIGIPICEEIWNEMGVCETLAESGAEILLVPNGSPYYRGKLDVRHQVALKQVIESGLPLVFANQLGGQDELVFDGASFAFNADKTLAFQMSQFEATLAVTDWKRTEEGWRCESGPFSKIPEGEEADYRACMLGFRDYVNKNGFKSVVLGLSGGIDSAICAALAVDALGEERVRCIMLPYRYTSEESLKDAADCAKALGCRYDIVPIVEPVEGFLSALSDLFEGTEEGITEENLQSRTRGTILMAVSNKFGSMVVTTGNKSEMSVGYATLYGDMNGGFNPIKDLYKMQVYAISAWRNAHVPPGALGPSGEVIPANIISKAPSAELRPNQTDQDSLPPYPVLDDILECLVEKEMSVEEILARGHDVATVHRVEHLLYLAEYKRRQSAPGVKITKKNFGRDRRYPITNRFRDR; from the coding sequence ATGAGCGACAGACACGACATCAAGAACCATCTCAGAATTGCCGTCGGGCAGTTCAATCCGACTGTTGGCGACGTGGCGGGCAATCTCGCCAAGGCGCGCGAGGCACGGGCCGATGCGGCAACGCAGGGCGCCGATCTTCTGCTTTTGACCGAGCTGTTCATATCCGGCTATCCGCCGGAAGATCTGGTGCTGAAGCCGGCTTTTCTGAAAGCCTGCCTGAAGGCGGTGGAAGAACTGGCAGCGGAGACTGCCGATGGCGGGCCAGGCATCGTCATCGGTTTTCCGCGCCAGGGCGAGGCGGGACGGCACAATTCGGTGGCGCTTCTGGATGGCGGCAAGATCATTTCGCTGCGCGACAAGATCGACCTGCCGAATTACGGCGAGTTCGACGAAAAGCGTGTTTTCGCCGAGGGGTCGATCTCCGGTCCCTATAATTTCCGTGGGGTCAGGATCGGTATTCCGATCTGCGAGGAAATCTGGAACGAGATGGGCGTGTGCGAAACGCTCGCCGAAAGCGGGGCGGAAATCCTGCTGGTTCCGAACGGGTCGCCCTATTATCGCGGCAAGCTGGATGTGCGCCATCAGGTGGCGCTGAAACAGGTGATCGAAAGCGGACTGCCGCTGGTCTTCGCCAACCAGCTTGGCGGGCAGGACGAGCTGGTGTTCGATGGCGCCAGCTTCGCCTTCAACGCCGACAAGACGCTCGCCTTCCAGATGAGCCAGTTCGAGGCGACACTTGCCGTCACCGACTGGAAACGCACCGAAGAAGGCTGGCGCTGCGAAAGCGGGCCATTCTCGAAAATTCCGGAAGGCGAGGAAGCGGATTACCGCGCCTGCATGCTGGGCTTTCGGGATTACGTCAACAAGAACGGCTTCAAGAGCGTGGTTCTCGGCCTTTCCGGCGGCATCGATTCGGCGATCTGTGCGGCACTTGCGGTTGATGCGCTGGGCGAGGAACGGGTGCGCTGCATCATGCTGCCTTACCGCTATACATCGGAGGAATCGCTGAAGGACGCCGCCGATTGCGCGAAAGCGCTGGGCTGCCGTTACGATATCGTGCCGATCGTCGAGCCCGTGGAGGGCTTCCTCTCGGCACTGTCAGATCTCTTCGAAGGTACGGAAGAGGGCATTACCGAGGAGAACCTGCAAAGCCGCACACGCGGCACCATTTTGATGGCCGTCTCGAACAAGTTCGGCTCCATGGTGGTGACGACGGGCAACAAGTCGGAAATGTCGGTGGGTTATGCCACGCTCTACGGCGACATGAATGGCGGTTTCAATCCCATCAAGGACCTCTACAAGATGCAGGTCTACGCCATTTCCGCCTGGCGCAACGCCCATGTGCCGCCGGGCGCGCTCGGGCCTTCGGGTGAGGTGATCCCCGCCAACATCATCTCCAAGGCGCCGTCGGCCGAATTGCGTCCCAACCAGACCGACCAGGATTCGCTGCCACCCTATCCGGTGCTGGACGACATTCTGGAATGCCTCGTCGAGAAGGAAATGTCGGTTGAGGAGATTCTGGCGCGCGGCCATGACGTGGCGACGGTACACCGGGTGGAGCATCTGCTCTATCTCGCCGAATACAAGCGCCGGCAATCGGCGCCGGGCGTGAAGATCACCAAGAAGAACTTTGGGCGTGACCGGCGTTATCCGATTACCAACCGGTTTCGGGATCGGTGA
- a CDS encoding LTA synthase family protein, whose protein sequence is MSLRHSAPKTTASEKAGFVFSPAWTRSLLKLSGTAYTLANLTFSSVMLVVALEWIARGSLTDVGAFLTSSARPGLTTIAAMLLLLVALDSILGRRYLSLIAVAPLCLLTGLISAQKQTYLSDPLYPSDLLFGRQILELLPTMLKAQPLTAVLVGLGLCATVAALAALWLLARRHSPGLSWRERFAGLALALPLLASLASLMDYSHYSWVRDRLNIIPMMWDQQENYRHNGFLMAFAFNIPMANVSAPQGYGENSIADLTAQPAAFAANKGDYPDVIMLMSESLWDPTRIEKVKLSADPMPTIRAKQSGNVFSPEFGGMTANVEFEALTGFSNAFLPYGSIPYQQYIRRPVPSLASFFRGEGYSAIAMHPFQEWFWNRKQVYQNFGFEEFRSEETLPAMEKRGNFASDDALMDEIMATAEQARNPLFLFAVTLQGHGPYEAGRYAADTIGVEGDLSPSASQALTTYSQGVVEADEALLKLMRWAKKRDRETIIVLFGDHLPPLGQTFVESGYMPGMVASRRAPLEVMKKEHETPLVVWSSKKGVRKNIGTISPALLPYHVLKTAGFSDPFYTGTLGEVQQAFSVIDRHMLVGTDGEALPDWSIAPNSIPDVVRDYRLLQFDMMFGEQYGRERFFPGFNWVNEGTPSV, encoded by the coding sequence ATGAGTTTGAGACATTCGGCGCCAAAAACAACGGCTTCCGAAAAGGCTGGTTTTGTCTTTTCGCCTGCATGGACGCGGAGCCTTTTAAAGCTTTCGGGCACGGCCTATACGCTTGCCAATCTGACCTTTTCGTCAGTCATGCTTGTCGTTGCGCTGGAATGGATCGCCCGTGGTTCCCTCACGGATGTCGGCGCTTTCCTCACCTCATCCGCCCGCCCGGGCTTGACCACCATTGCCGCCATGCTGCTGCTGCTTGTGGCGCTGGATTCGATCCTTGGCCGTCGTTATCTGTCGCTGATCGCGGTTGCGCCGCTTTGCCTGCTGACGGGCCTGATCTCCGCGCAGAAACAGACCTATCTTTCCGATCCGCTTTACCCTTCCGACCTGCTGTTCGGCCGACAGATTCTCGAGCTTCTGCCCACCATGCTGAAAGCCCAGCCGCTGACGGCCGTACTGGTCGGCCTTGGCCTTTGCGCCACGGTTGCGGCCCTTGCCGCTCTCTGGCTGCTGGCACGCCGCCATTCGCCGGGGCTGAGCTGGCGTGAACGCTTCGCAGGACTGGCGCTGGCGCTGCCACTTCTGGCCAGCCTCGCCTCCCTGATGGACTATTCGCATTATTCCTGGGTACGCGATCGCCTCAACATCATTCCCATGATGTGGGACCAGCAGGAAAATTACCGCCATAACGGTTTCCTGATGGCTTTTGCCTTCAACATTCCGATGGCGAATGTCTCGGCACCGCAGGGTTACGGTGAAAACAGCATCGCCGACCTGACGGCGCAACCCGCCGCCTTCGCCGCCAACAAGGGCGATTATCCTGATGTCATCATGCTGATGAGCGAATCACTCTGGGATCCGACCCGGATTGAAAAGGTGAAGCTCTCGGCAGACCCGATGCCGACCATCCGCGCCAAGCAGTCCGGCAACGTGTTCTCGCCGGAATTCGGCGGCATGACGGCGAATGTGGAATTCGAGGCGCTGACCGGCTTTTCCAACGCTTTCCTGCCCTATGGCAGCATTCCCTACCAGCAATATATCCGCCGCCCGGTGCCCTCGCTTGCCAGCTTCTTTCGTGGCGAGGGTTATTCAGCCATCGCCATGCATCCGTTTCAGGAATGGTTCTGGAACCGCAAGCAGGTCTATCAGAATTTCGGCTTCGAGGAATTCCGTTCCGAAGAGACGCTGCCGGCCATGGAAAAACGCGGCAACTTCGCCTCTGACGATGCACTGATGGACGAGATCATGGCGACGGCCGAGCAGGCCCGCAACCCGCTCTTCCTCTTCGCCGTCACCCTGCAGGGACACGGTCCCTACGAGGCGGGTCGTTATGCCGCCGACACCATCGGCGTGGAAGGCGATCTCTCCCCCTCGGCATCGCAGGCGCTCACGACCTATTCGCAGGGCGTGGTGGAGGCTGACGAAGCGCTTCTCAAACTGATGCGTTGGGCCAAGAAGCGCGACCGTGAGACCATCATCGTCCTCTTCGGCGATCATCTGCCACCGCTTGGCCAGACCTTCGTCGAAAGCGGCTACATGCCGGGCATGGTGGCCAGCCGCCGCGCGCCGCTGGAGGTCATGAAGAAGGAACACGAGACGCCGCTCGTCGTCTGGTCCTCGAAGAAGGGCGTGCGCAAGAATATCGGCACGATCAGCCCGGCGCTGTTGCCCTACCATGTGCTGAAGACCGCCGGCTTTTCCGATCCCTTCTACACCGGAACGCTCGGCGAGGTTCAGCAGGCATTTTCAGTCATCGACCGGCACATGCTGGTCGGTACGGACGGCGAGGCCCTGCCCGACTGGTCCATCGCCCCGAATTCCATTCCCGACGTGGTGCGCGATTACCGCCTGCTGCAATTCGACATGATGTTCGGCGAACAATATGGCCGCGAGCGCTTCTTCCCCGGTTTCAACTGGGTCAATGAGGGCACGCCCTCCGTCTGA
- a CDS encoding NADP-dependent malic enzyme produces the protein MTSHDKNNTPANTAKADIEEQALFFHRYPRPGKLEIQATKPLGNQRDLALAYSPGVAAPCLAIHENPEMAAEYTARANLVAVISNGTAVLGLGNIGPLASKPVMEGKAVLFKKFAGIDVFDIEIDAPGINDMVSTIAALEPTFGGINLEDIKAPECFEVERQLREKMNIPVFHDDQHGTAIIVAAAVTNALELAGKSLSSVKIVASGAGAAALACLNLLVAMGAKKENIWVHDIEGLVYDGRNTLMDEWKEVYAQKTDKRVLSETIDGADVFLGLSAAGVLKPELLERMAENPLILALANPNPEIMPEAARAARPDAMICTGRSDFPNQVNNVLCFPYIFRGALDCGATTINEEMKMAAVQAIAELAREEVSEVAAKAYSGETPIFGPNYLIPSPFDPRLILRIAPAVARAAAASGVAARPITDFEAYLDQLNRFVWRSGFIMKPVFNAAKAAEKKRIIFAEGEDERVLRAAQVLLEEGTGIPILIGRPQIIETRLKRFGLRIRPHTDFAVVNPEDDPRYRDYVDDYFALVGRAGINPEAARTIVRTNSTVIGALAVKRDEADALICGLEGRYDRHLRDVNQIIGKQEGVRSFAGLSLLITQQGALFLTDTFVNYDPTSEEVAEMAILAAKEIRRFGITPKIALASHSNFGSRDSESARKMRRALKIVQEAAPELEVDGEMQGGSALSEALRKRAMPNSVLTGEANLLVFPNLDAANITLGVTRTLTEGLHVGPILLGTALPAHILSPSVTSRGVVNMAAFAVVQASHPSV, from the coding sequence ATGACCTCTCACGATAAGAACAATACGCCCGCCAACACGGCAAAGGCCGACATCGAGGAACAGGCGCTCTTTTTCCACCGCTATCCGCGTCCCGGAAAGCTGGAAATCCAGGCCACCAAACCGCTCGGCAACCAGCGTGACCTGGCGCTCGCCTATTCGCCGGGCGTTGCCGCCCCCTGCCTCGCCATCCATGAAAATCCTGAGATGGCGGCGGAATACACCGCCCGCGCCAATCTTGTCGCGGTCATTTCCAACGGCACCGCGGTGCTTGGTCTTGGCAATATCGGCCCGCTTGCCTCCAAGCCGGTCATGGAAGGCAAGGCCGTCCTCTTCAAGAAATTCGCCGGCATCGACGTCTTCGACATCGAGATCGACGCACCCGGCATCAATGACATGGTCTCCACCATCGCGGCGCTGGAACCCACCTTCGGCGGCATCAACCTTGAGGACATCAAGGCGCCGGAATGTTTCGAGGTGGAACGCCAGCTGCGCGAAAAGATGAACATCCCCGTCTTCCACGACGATCAGCACGGCACGGCGATCATCGTCGCCGCCGCCGTCACCAATGCGCTGGAACTGGCCGGAAAATCGCTCTCGAGCGTCAAGATCGTCGCCTCGGGTGCAGGTGCGGCAGCCCTTGCCTGCCTCAACCTTCTCGTCGCCATGGGCGCGAAGAAAGAAAACATCTGGGTCCACGACATTGAAGGCCTCGTTTATGACGGCCGCAACACGCTGATGGACGAGTGGAAGGAAGTTTACGCCCAGAAGACCGACAAGCGCGTCCTTTCCGAAACCATTGACGGCGCCGATGTCTTCCTCGGCCTTTCCGCCGCCGGCGTGCTGAAGCCGGAACTGCTGGAGCGCATGGCGGAAAACCCGCTGATCCTCGCACTTGCCAACCCCAATCCGGAAATCATGCCGGAGGCGGCACGTGCGGCCCGGCCGGATGCCATGATCTGCACCGGCCGTTCGGACTTCCCGAACCAGGTCAACAACGTTCTCTGCTTCCCCTATATCTTCCGCGGCGCGCTGGATTGCGGCGCAACCACGATCAACGAGGAAATGAAGATGGCCGCCGTGCAGGCCATCGCCGAGCTTGCCCGTGAGGAAGTCTCCGAAGTCGCGGCAAAAGCCTATAGCGGTGAAACCCCGATCTTCGGCCCGAACTACCTCATTCCCTCGCCCTTCGATCCACGCCTCATCCTGCGCATCGCCCCGGCGGTTGCCCGCGCGGCTGCGGCAAGCGGCGTCGCCGCCCGGCCGATCACCGATTTCGAAGCCTATCTCGACCAGCTGAACCGCTTCGTCTGGCGCTCCGGCTTCATCATGAAGCCGGTCTTCAATGCCGCCAAGGCCGCCGAAAAGAAGCGCATCATCTTTGCCGAAGGCGAAGACGAGCGCGTGCTGCGCGCAGCCCAGGTGCTGCTGGAAGAAGGTACCGGCATCCCGATCCTCATCGGCCGTCCGCAGATCATCGAAACGCGCCTGAAGCGCTTCGGCCTGCGCATCCGTCCGCATACGGATTTCGCCGTGGTCAACCCGGAAGACGATCCGCGCTACCGCGATTACGTGGATGACTATTTCGCCCTCGTCGGTCGTGCGGGCATCAACCCGGAAGCGGCCCGTACCATCGTGCGTACCAACTCCACCGTCATCGGCGCGCTTGCGGTGAAGCGCGATGAGGCGGATGCGCTGATCTGCGGCCTCGAAGGCCGTTATGACCGCCACCTGCGTGACGTGAACCAGATCATCGGCAAGCAGGAAGGCGTGCGTTCCTTCGCGGGCCTCAGCCTGCTCATCACCCAGCAGGGTGCGCTGTTCCTCACCGACACTTTCGTCAATTACGATCCGACATCCGAGGAAGTGGCTGAAATGGCCATTCTCGCGGCCAAGGAAATCCGCCGCTTCGGCATCACGCCGAAGATCGCGCTCGCCAGCCATTCCAATTTCGGCTCGCGCGATTCCGAAAGCGCCCGCAAGATGCGCCGCGCCCTGAAGATCGTGCAGGAAGCCGCACCGGAACTGGAAGTCGATGGCGAAATGCAGGGTGGCTCGGCGCTGTCGGAAGCGCTGCGCAAGCGCGCCATGCCCAACAGCGTGCTGACCGGCGAGGCGAACCTCTTGGTCTTCCCGAACCTCGATGCCGCCAACATCACGCTCGGCGTCACCCGCACCCTGACGGAAGGCCTGCATGTCGGCCCGATCCTGCTCGGCACGGCCCTGCCCGCCCATATCCTGTCGCCCAGCGTCACCTCGCGCGGCGTGGTCAACATGGCGGCCTTTGCCGTGGTGCAGGCATCGCATCCTTCGGTGTGA
- a CDS encoding DUF1003 domain-containing protein yields the protein MTDISDYIVSHFKRSSREIGEVERRILELSHQKKLVSSDINAEFSAGASLGDKLADNIAKVGGSWGFILSFCLFLVFWAVVNTIVLATRAFDPYPFIFLNLLLSMLAAIQAPIIMMSQNRQAARDRFEAAKDYEVNLKAELEVLSLHEKIDVKVLAELAALRQDLANLHHHVTRKED from the coding sequence GTGACCGATATCTCCGATTATATCGTTTCGCATTTCAAGCGCTCCTCCCGTGAAATCGGTGAGGTGGAACGCCGCATTCTGGAACTCTCGCACCAGAAAAAGTTGGTTTCGAGCGACATCAATGCGGAATTTTCGGCCGGTGCAAGTCTCGGCGACAAGCTGGCCGACAATATAGCCAAGGTTGGCGGCTCCTGGGGTTTCATTCTCAGCTTCTGCCTGTTCCTGGTGTTCTGGGCGGTCGTCAACACCATCGTGCTGGCAACGCGGGCCTTCGACCCCTACCCCTTCATCTTCCTCAACCTTCTGCTTTCCATGCTCGCCGCCATCCAGGCGCCGATCATCATGATGTCGCAGAACCGGCAGGCCGCCCGCGACCGCTTCGAGGCCGCCAAGGATTATGAGGTGAACCTGAAGGCAGAGCTTGAGGTTCTCTCCCTGCATGAAAAGATCGATGTGAAGGTGCTGGCCGAACTTGCGGCACTGCGGCAGGACCTCGCAAACCTCCACCACCATGTCACCCGGAAAGAGGACTGA